The Etheostoma cragini isolate CJK2018 chromosome 5, CSU_Ecrag_1.0, whole genome shotgun sequence genome contains a region encoding:
- the LOC117945433 gene encoding protein SET codes for MSASAAKVSKKELNSNHDGADETSEKEQQEAIEHIDEVQNEIDRLNEQASEEILKVEQKYNKLRQPFFQKRSELIAKIPNFWVTTFVNHPQVSALLGEEDEEALHYLSRVEVTEFEDIKSGYRIDFYFDENPYFENKVLSKEFHLNESGDPSSKSTEIKWKSGKDLTKRSSQTQNKAGRKRQHEEPESFFTWFTDHADAGADELGEVIKDDIWPNPLQYYLVPDMDDEEGEGEDDEEDEEGLEDIDEEGDEDGEDDEEDDGEDGEDDEGEDD; via the exons ATGTCGGCCTCGGCGGCAAAAGTGAGTAAAAAGGAGCTGAACTCGAACCATGACGGAGCGGACGAAACCTCCG agaaAGAGCAGCAAGAAGCTATTGAACACATTGACGAAGTTCAAAACGAAATTGACAG GTTGAACGAGCAAGCCAGTGAGGAGATCCTCAAAGTAGAacagaaatacaacaaactcCGTCAGCCATTCTTTCAGAAGAGGTCCGAACTGATCGCCAAAATCCCCAACTTCTGGGTCACCACGTTTGTCAACCATCCACAAG TATCTGCCCTACTgggagaggaagatgaagaagcaCTTCATTACCTGAGCCGAGTGGAAGTGACAGAGTTTGAAGACATCAAGTCAGGCTACAGAATAGATTTT TATTTTGACGAAAATCCGTACTTCGAAAACAAAGTACTTTCCAAAGAGTTCCATTTGAATGAGAGCGGAGACCCAtcttcaaagtcgacagaaattAAATGGAAATCAGGAAAG GACCTGACTAAGCGCTCCAGCCAGACACAGAACAAGGCTGGAAGGAAGAGGCAACATGAAGAGCCAGAGAGCTTCTTCACTTGGTTCACTGATCACGCTGACGCCGGCGCTGATGAGCTCGGGGAAGTTATCAAGGACGACATCTGGCCAAACCCCCTGCAGTACTACCTG GTTCCTGACATGGATGACGAAGAGGGTGAAGgtgaggatgatgaagaggacGAGGAAGGTCTGGAGGACATAGACGAGGAGGGAGATGAAGATGGagaggatgatgaagaagatgatggaGAAGATGGCGAG GATGATGAGGGAGAAGACGACTAA
- the si:ch211-51h9.7 gene encoding uncharacterized protein si:ch211-51h9.7, with protein MVYKRGLRLMIKQLDMLIMPYISFVLVLLFYPTAYQPGDACASVAKEGGTSSAATLLCRACGHELAVGSDIHFVPSRLALSSRNDTMIGGRRVNIQLFENPHGNQFEVITFRKAEVTQHWPADKHFSWFPGFSWTVATCPRCKTHLGWAFQPNDWPDTVTKTKFEESEHTFLALITHRLLREDFASSLLMTPKSFMS; from the exons ATGGTGTACAAGCGGGGCTTGAGGCTGATGATAAAGCAGCTGGATATGTTAATAATGCCGTATATTTCCTTTGTACTCGTACTGTTGTTTTATCCAACTGCATACCAGCCCGGTGATGCGTGTGCTAGCGTGGCGAAGGAGGGGGGAACCAGCAGCGCCGCCACCCTGTTATGCAGGGCGTGCGGACATGAGCTGGCGGTCGGTTCGGACATCCACTTCGTTCCCAGTCGACTGGCGCTGTCCAGCCGAAACGACACGATGATAGGGGGCCGAAGGGTTAACATCCAGCTTTTTGAAAACCCCCACGGAAACCAGTTTGAGGTGATTACGTTCAGAAAGGCAGAAGTTACCCAGCACTGGCCGGCAGATAAACACTTCTCCTGGTTCCCAGGGTTCTCATGGACGGTGGCCACCTGTCCTCGGTGTAAAACTCATTTAG GTTGGGCCTTCCAGCCCAATGACTGGCCGGACACCGTCACAAAAACCAAATTTGAAGAGTCTGAGCACACCTTCCTGGCTTTAATCACCCATCGTCTATTAAGAGAAGACTTTGCCTCCAGCCTGCTAATGACTCCAAAATCCTTCATGAGCTGA
- the LOC117945407 gene encoding outer dense fiber protein 2-like, with protein sequence MNTRDSPPPPVHVHVPETTPVHVHMRRSPSKTPQNRAQEAHMRGNEGRPKVRTPWIPPGRLSCRRDRSRLEPRTERGFRQQRDEEGQEEELAAVSKNLSFLLREQESIRHLKKSESSGQHREIDVLLRALVEAEIDGVAVANQLAALKETMDSLAKDKRLSKLHTASLGRQQELLLEKIEMFDNTNRSLRELLREWSEYERESLVWSEQKNALKKRLTDSEAENIRLMAKLTNKEKEAFKLAEHLDYEKDNVKTTEELSRVLQSTHGHLESELNRAEAEKVHLAAQIQKMQQSHEQQQQELQALQKELQTLRQRREEEEEKGRQDQEALALLTQQAERAEESSRQLAAKLQEKESQLAQALSTSSDWCFRHSKEAAAKAQLEQDISALKIELTELNSQRHTAEERSLTEREELRDQIHHLSAENTSIKLDNQRLTGQRTSSEEKLSSLQAEARRLKSSLKKHENLIDKYKKKLQQVRLESEECCLKLEMTQKEAREVKVSLERETEQVRRELLGRLRELETLPDRLRRTEQQLRDAEQEADAHERRNMEHSSALSEVRHKVEQQGTQLETFQQRNLLLQEENNVLKEKIQNFERRLEDVMVENKDMSQALSLKDAGIRSIQQQLEEKTRECSVLSRQLQQTLDDAHRQVDTSMQRVLAKERAAQSKALDLQSQLDRAKTEQSQLRRSKEEMEHRFQSQLQNMKDRLEQSDSTNRSLQNYVHFLKTSYGNVFGDSLLAS encoded by the exons ATGAATACCCGGGATTCACCGCCGCCACCGGTTCACGTCCATGTACCGGAGACCACACCTGTACATGTTCATATGAGGAGGAGTCCCAGCAAGACCCCACAG AATAGGGCACAAGAGGCCCACATGAGGGGAAATGAAGGGAGGCCAAAGGTCCGGACGCCGTGGATTCCTCCAGGAAGACTGTCCTGCAGAAGAGAT AGAAGCAGACTGGAGCCCCGAACAGAACGTGGATTCAGACAACAGCGTGATGAAGAAGGGCAGGAAGAAGAGCTCGCTGCAGTATCCAAAAACCTCAGTTTCCTCCtcagagagcaagagagcaTTCGTCATTTAAAGAA GTCGGAGTCTAGTGGTCAACACAGAGAGATAGACGTGCTCCTGAGGGCGCTTGTAGAAGCAGAAATCGATGGCGTAGCAGTAGCCAATCAGCTGGCCGCTCTGAAGGAAACTATGGATAGCCTCGCTAAG gacaAGCGGCTATCAAAATTGCACACAGCTTCGCTGGGACGGCAGCAGGAGTTGTTGCTAGAGAAGATTGAGATGTTTGACAACACGAATCGCAGCCTTCGAGAGCTGCTCAGAGAATGGAGTGAATACGAG AGAGAATCATTGGTGTGGTCAGAACAGAAAAACGCCTTGAAGAAGAGATTGACTGACAGCGAAGCAGAGAACATT CGACTAATGGCCAAACTCACCAACAAGGAGAAAGAGGCTTTTAAGCTTGCTGAGCATTTGGACTATGAAAAG GACAACGTGAAGACGACGGAGGAGCTTTCAAGAGTCCTGCAGTCGACCCACGGCCATCTGGAATCGGAGTTGAACAGAGCAGAAGCTGAAAAGGTCCATCTGGCTGCTCAGATTCAG aaGATGCAGCAGAGCCacgagcagcagcagcaggagctgcAGGCTCTACAGAAGGAGCTGCAGACTCTGAGGCAgcggagggaggaggaggaggagaaagggcgGCAAGACCAGGAGGCCCTGGCCCTGCTTACCCAGCAGGCCGAGCGAGCTGAAGAGTCCTCCAGGCAGCTCGCTGCAAAACTGCAGGAGAAG GAATCCCAGTTGGCTCAAGCCCTGTCCACATCCAGTGACTGGTGCTTCCGCCACTCTAAAGAGGCAGCCGCTAAAGCACAGCTGGAACAGGACATTTCTGCTCTCAAAAT TGAGCTGACGGAGCTGAACTCTCAGCGACATACGGCGGAGGAGAGGAGTCTGACGGAGAGGGAGGAGCTCAGGGATCAGATTCATCACCTCAGCGCTGAGAACACCTCCATCAAGCTGGACAACCAAAGACTCACG GGTCAGCGGACATCATCTGAGGAGAAGCTCAGCAGTCTGCAGGCTGAAGCCCGTCGGCTGAAATCGTCATTAAAAAAGCACGAAAACCTGATAGATAAATACAAGAAGAAG CTCCAGCAAGTTCGTCTGGAATCGGAGGAGTGCTGCCTGAAGCTGGAGATGACGCAGAAGGAGGCGCGGGAGGTGAAGGTGAGCCTGGAGAGGGAGACGGAGCAGGTGAGGAGGGAGCTGCTGGGCCGGCTCAGAGAGCTGGAGACCCTGCCCGACAGACTGAGGAGGACCGAGCAGCAGCTCAGAGACGCCGAGCAGGAGGCCGACGCCCACGAGAGGAGGAACATGGAGCACAGCTCCGCCCTCTCTGAAGTCCGACACAAG GTGGAACAGCAAGGCACTCAGCTGGAGACGTTCCAGCAGAGGAACCTGCTGCTGCAGGAGGAGAACAACGTTCTCAAAGAGAAGATTCAAAACTTCGAGAG GAGGCTGGAGGACGTGATGGTCGAAAACAAAGACATGTCCCAGGCTCTCTCCTTAAAGGACGCCGGTATCCGCAGCAttcagcagcagctggaggaaaAGACCCGCGAGTGCAGCGTCCTGTCCAGACAGCTGCAACAAACTCTGGATGACGCACACAGACAG GTGGACACCAGCATGCAGAGGGTTTTGGCCAAAGAGAGGGCGGCTCAGTCTAAAGCCTTGGACCTGCAGAGCCAGCTCGACCGAGCCAAAACAGAGCAGAGTCAGCTACGGCGAAGCAAGGAGGAG ATGGAGCATCGTTTCCAGAGTCAGCTGCAGAACATGAAGGACAGACTGGAGCAGTCGGACTCTACAAACCGTAGTCTGCAGAACTatgttcattttctcaaaacCTCTTATGGAAACGTGTTTGGTGACTCTTTGCTTGCAAGctga
- the gle1 gene encoding nucleoporin GLE1, protein MPAENQKWDTLQALKNSPKGNITYNPFWSERGEHILAGCKEALSLSSTSGIILDRLATLPLQKSCFLGSSSGDSSPGLSEEISTSVSFTGSTSDLNAMHTALSSAPSSKTEREQVVSDEAKDEDSEGDVSEVSSPALLPGISLLSPKAMVMTGRIIKFEVEQREKAKMALKQRQEMQEKLVAAVATSESEQLKRFEEFMELKQRQEYQSMRDMMDRETKESIGRQEKLKEEQRHRMKILNLRLREAEQQRLREAELERQRQADGRERLRNLNTIQEEILQLNQLLEPSTQTKTNLPPAILSSCCTRGNQLCSQLSEVVRKTAEGEFPSVEDMTVAERALHEMRTLIRLMQEEVAKAQEKKKKEQEDEEERRKQAELQAQQEAQKKAAESAKEKAKRKGLQNSAEDSTLKWYRQLQESAAQCAQSYEQLNSPKDTQTKKLKLELQKAASIPVSQISSNSGSQLREIFDKIDKLLSGRAVVSGGRSVSTSQHPQGLDFVSYKLAEKFVKQGEEEVASHHEAAFPIAVVASGVWELHPRVGELILAHLHKKCPYAVPHYPPMKDGTPVEEYQRILGYRVDDSGVEGQDSFLKRMSGMIRLYAAMIQLRWPYGSKQGSAPHGLNHGWRWLAQMLNMEPLADITATLLFDFLEVCGNALVKQYQIQFWKLILLLKEEYFPRIEAVTESGQMGSVIRLKQFLETSLQSRQIRPPKGQLSSMFWGS, encoded by the exons ATGCCTGCTGAAAATCAAAAATGGGACACTTTACAGGCCTTAAAAAATTCCCCGAAGGGAAATATCACATACAACCCGTTCTGGTCGGAAAGGGGCGAG CATATTTTGGCAGGATGCAAAGAGGCCCTCAGCCTGTCCTCGACCTCTGGGATCATACTGGACCGTCTCGCCACCTTGCCCCTGCAGAAGTCTTGCTTTCTGGGCTCCAGCTCCGGAGACTCCAGCCCCGGCCTCTCTGAGGAGATCTCCACCTCAGTTTCCTTTACAGGATCTACCTCCGACCTCAACGCCATGCACACCGCACTTTCTTCAGCCCCGTCTTCAAAGACTGAGCGTGAGCAG GTTGTTAGTGATGAGGCAAAGGATGAAGATTCAGAGGGAGATGTCAGTGAAGTTTCCAGTCCTGCGTTATTACCTGGGATTTCCCTGCTGTCGCCCAAGGCCATGGTGATGACGGGCCGCATTATCAAGTTTGAGGTGGAACAACGAGAAAAGGCCAAG ATGGCACTCAAACAGCGGCAGGAGATGCAGGAAAAGTTGGTGGCGGCGGTGGCCACATCCGAGTCTGAGCAGCTGAAACGCTTTGAGGAGTTCATGGAGCTGAAGCAGAGGCAGGAGTACCAGAGCATGAGGGACATGATGGACAGAGA AACCAAAGAGAGCATCGGGCGTCAAGAGAAGCTGAAGGAAGAGCAGCGACACAGAATGAAG ATCCTTAACCTGCGTCTGAGGGAGGCGGAGCAGCAGCGCCTGCGGGAGGCGGAGCTCGAGCGTCAGCGGCAGGCTGACGGCCGGGAGCGCCTGCGTAACCTCAACACCATCCAGGAGGAGATCCTGCAGCTCAACCAGCTGCTGGAGCCGTCCACGCAGACCAAAACCAATCTCCCACCGGCCATCCTCAGCTCCTGCTGCACCCGCGGGAACCAGCTCTGCTCCCAGCTATCAGAGGTGGTGCGGAAGACGGCAGAG gGCGAGTTCCCCAGCGTGGAGGACATGACCGTGGCCGAGCGAGCCCTCCACGAGATGAGGACGCTGATCCGGCTGATGCAGGAGGAGGTCGCCAAGGctcaggagaagaagaagaaggagcaggaagatgaagaggagcgCAGGAAGCAGGCAGAGCTGCAGGCGCAGCAGGAAGCGCAGAAGAAGGCGGCGGAGTCGGCCAAAGAGAAGGCAAAGAGGAAAG GGCTGCAGAACAGCGCTGAAGACAGCACGCTGAAATGGTACAGGCAGCTGCAGGAGTCGGCTGCTCAGTGTGCGCAGTCCTACGAACAGCTCAACTCCCCAAAAGACACCCAG ACAAAGAAGCTGAAGCTGGAGCTCCAGAAAGCGGCCTCCATCCCCGTCAGTCAGATCTCCAGCAACTCCGGATCCCAGCTCCGAGAAATCTTTGACAAGATCGACAAGCTGCTGTCTGGGCGGGCGGTGGTGTCGGGGGGCAGGTCTGTCTCCACCTCCCAGCATCCACAGGGCCTGGACTTTGTCAGCTACAAACTGGCTGAGAAGTTTGTG aaacaaggagaagaggaggtggCCTCTCACCACGAAGCTGCTTTCCCCATCGCCGTGGTAGCCTCCGGCGTCTGGGAGCTGCACCCTCGAGTGGGCGAGCTCATCCTCGCCCACCTGCACAAGAAGTGTCCGTACGCGGTCCCACATTACCCTCCGATGAAGGACGGCACACCTGTGGAGGAATACCAGAG GATTCTTGGATACCGCGTGGACGACTCCGGCGTTGAAGGCCAGGACAGTTTCCTGAAGAGGATGTCAGGGATGATCCGTCTCTACGCTGCCATGATCCAGCTGAGGTGGCCCTACGGCTCCAAGCAGGGG TCTGCTCCTCACGGTCTGAACCACGGCTGGCGCTGGTTGGCTCAGATGCTCAACATGGAGCCTCTGGCTGACATCACGGCAACACTGCTGTTCGACTTTCTTGAG GTCTGTGGTAATGCTTTGGTGAAGCAGTATCAGATCCAGTTCTGGAAACTCATCCTGCTTCTTAAAGAGGAATACTTCCCCAG AATTGAAGCGGTGACCGAAAGTGGACAGATGGGCTCAGTCATCAGACTCAAACAGTTTCTAGAG